Genomic segment of Granulicella aggregans:
GCGTCAGCTTCCAGACCGTCTTCCCCGGCTACTATCAAGGCCGCACGAACCACATTCACTTCAAGGTCCGCCTAGGTGGCCACACCGGCCTCGCCGACGGCCACCGTACCTATCTCGTCGGCCACACCTCGCACATTGGCCAGGTCTTCTTCCCGGAAGAAGTGTCCGTAGGCCTGATGAAGCAGGAGCCCTACGCCAGCCACAAGATCCATCGCACAACCATCGCCGAAGACGGCGTCTACAACGGCCAGCACGGCGAAACCTCCGTCTCCACCCTGAAGTTCCTCGAACCAGGAAACCCGCAATCTGGCATGGAGGCTCACCTCGTAGTAGCCGCCGACCCAACCGCGACACCAGCACCGGCCCAGCGCGAAGGCGGCCCTCCGCCGCCCGGAAGTATGGGCTGAAGCTCTCCGCTACTCACGATCCGGGTGCCCCATCTTCTTCGCGACGGCTCTTGCGCCATCGACACCGGCAATAATGCGGCTGTCGAACTATTCCCGGACTTTGACATCGACACCTTGGCGCGCCAGACCGACGCCACCAACGTCGGCTATCCCATCGTCGACATGGGAGCCTATGAGTTTCCCGGCACCGTCGATGCAACTCCCACGCTCGCCACAATGACGACAGACCTATATTTCGTAGGGTCTGATGAGGACTTCCGCCCGAAAGCTCTCTTCACCTCAAACAACGGAATCCCCTCTGGACCGGTGACACTGCTGCAGGACGGAATCGAATTCCTTCCGGGAATGCTGGACTCTTCGGGAGCTCAGAACTATCTCATCGGTACCGATATACCTGGAGTCCACACATACGTAGCGAAGTACCTGGAACAGGGCGCATTCACCCCTGCCACTTCGATCAAGCTCGAAGTCGTCGTCCAGGGCGGGAATCCCTCCACCATGTCACTCGCTTCTTCGCTCAATCCCGCGAATGCAGGACAGTCCGTAACCTTCACCGCAACCCTCACCGCAGATAGCGGCGTCCCCACCGGCACGGTCACTTTCACCGACGGAGGAACAAGCCTCGGCACTCAGACTCTTGCCGGCGGCATCGCCACCTACAGCACCAGTACCCTCGCTGCGGGTATGCATCACATTCTGGCGACTTATACCCCCGACAGCGCCAACTATCTCACTAGCAGTGCCACTTTGACTCAGGTGATCCAGCAGACCGGCATCCCGACTACGACCAGCCTCCTCTCCTCTCTCAACCCCTCCAACCCTGGCCAGTCCGTCACCTTTACCGCCACCGTTACTGCCTCCAGCGGTGGTAATAACCCCACCGGACTTATCACCTTCACCGACGGCAACACGACCCTCGCCAGCTATACCCTCGGCACCCAGACCCTCGTCAACGGTGCTAACTTCACCACCAGCGCACTTACGCCCGGAACGCATCAGATCACCGCCGCCTTCAGCCCCACCGGCACCACCTTCAGCGCCAGCAGCGCGACGCTCGCGCAAGTCGTTAACGGCATCAATACGAGGACTACCATCGCATCCTCTCTCAACCCGGCCAACGCAGGGCAGACTGTCACCTTCACCGCCAACGTCACCTCGTTCGTGGATATCGCGTCCACGCCTGCGCCCGGACAAGTCCTCTTCGATGATGGAACGACGGACCTGAGCGTCGTTCCGCTCAACCAGGGGATTGCCACCTTCGCAACGACCTCGCTGGCCATAGGCAGCCACCAGATTAAGGCGACCTACTTCCCGCCCGACGCTTCCTTCAACCAAAGCAGCGCCGCACTGACTCAGGTGATCAACGGAGCTGCCGCAGCGACGCTTTCGTTCTCCGCCACACCGAACCCCGCTTTCGCTCTTCAACCGATAGCGCTCTCCGCGAAGCTTACAGGCCTCCCGGCTGGGGCATCCGGAAGCACCATCACCTTCCTCGCAAACGGCGGCGCAATAGGCACCGCGCAGACCTCCGCGCAAGGTGTTGCGACCTTCACTGCGGCGCTTCCATCCGGCACCTATACGCTGATGGCCGCCTTTGCCGGAGCGCCGGGCGTCTCCGCAGCCAACTCTCCTTCCCTCACCGAGATCGTCAATCCCAACCCCACTACGGTCGCGCTCTTCGCCCAGCCCAACCCCGGCTATCAGGGCGGAAATGAAACTCTGACCGCCTCCGTAGGAACGCTCTTCGCCTCGAGTGCCACACCTCCCATCCCCGTCGGGACCGTCGCGTTCTTCGACTCCGGCACTTTGATCGGCACTGCGAATCTCGATGCCCGGGGACAGGCGACCTTCTCCACCAATGCCTTCACCGTCGGCAACCATCAGCTTAGCGCGAACTATCTTGGCACCCCCAACTTCCTCCCTGCAACTTCGATCACCTATCCCCTGGCGATCCTCCCGCGCGACTTCACCCTTACTACCGACCCCACCATCACCATCCAGACAGAGCACCACAGAGACCTCAACCTGACCGTAGCCTCCATCGGCGACTTCACCGACACCGTCGCGCTCAACTGCGCCAACCTACCCGCCTATGCCACCTGCACCTTTCCCAGTAACACCCAGAACCTCGTTGCCGGAGCCACCCAGGCGAGCTCGGTCCACGTAGACACCGACGCGCTTCTGAACTACATCTCCAGCAACGCCCCAGCAAGCGGTCCGCAATCCCGGTCGTGCAGCGGTATCGCTTACGGCCTCCTGCTTCCAGTAACTCTGATCGCAATCATGCGCCGGCGTCGTAAGTTGCCCCGGATTACGGGACTCTGCGTCGGTCTGGTAATCGGTTCGATGGCATGGATGTTCACCGGATGCAGCGCCCACTACCCGGGACACACCCCGCCCGGAACCTACACCTTCACTGTCACCGGCAAGGGAACCACCACACATATCTCCCACACCGCTACTGTGACCCTCATCGTCACGGAATAGATCTGCATCGCAACGCTGTGAAGGAAGTTACTCCTTCACAGTCACGCCCAGCGCCTTCATCTTCCGGTAGAGATGACTCCGCTCCAGCCCCAGCCCTTCAGCCGCGCGGCTCACATTGCCGTGGCATTCATCCAGCTTCTTCAGGATGTAGTCCCGCTCATACGCCTCGCGCGCTTCGAGCAGCGTGGCAAACTCCTCGCCGCGTCCGTTGCCGTTCGCCGTCTTTCCTGCCTCGCGATACACCAGCGCCGGCAGGTGCTTACGGTCGATGCGCTGAATCTTCGGGTTCAGGATCAACACCCGTTCGACCAGATTGCGTAGCTCGCGAACATTCCCGGGCCAGTGATACTGCTTCAATGTCGCCAGAGCGTCGTCGCTCATCTCTACCCGCGCCCGCCCATACTGCTGCCCAAACTCGAGCAGGAACTCCTTCACCAGCAGCGGAATGTCTTCTTTGCGGTCGCGCAGCGGAGGAACATAAAACGGGATGACATTCAGCCGATAGAACAGGTCTTCGCGAAAGTTCCCACGCGCGATCTCCTCTTCCAGGTCCTTGTTCGTCGCCGCAATCACACGTACATCGACGTGCACGGGATGAGAAGCTCCAACCGGCAGAAATCTCTGTTCATCGAGCGCCCGCAGCACCTTCGCCTGCGTCTTGAGGCTCATGTCGCCGACCTCGTCGAGAAACAGCGTCCCACCATCGGCTCTCTCAAACGTCCCGCGCTTCTCTGTAGGTCTTCCATTCCCGGGAGCGCCGCCCCCTGGCCCCGCGCCATTGCGATAGCCGAACAGTTCCGTCTCGATGTAGTCCTCGGGAATCGCCGCGCAGTTCAACTCCACGAAGACGCGGTCTTTGCGCAGACTCTCTGCATGCATCGCCCGCCCGATCAGCTCTTTGCCCGTCCCGCTCTCGCCAAAGATCAGCACCCGCCCATTTGTCGGAGCCATCAGTTTGATCTGCTGCCGCAGCGCCTTCATCGGCACGCTCTGCCCGGTCACCGTACCTTTTACGGCAAGCTGTCGCGCGAACTCTGCGTTGTCCTCGCGCAGCTTCCGCGCCTGTGTCGCATTCTTAAGGACTACAAGAGTGCGTTCGAGTGAAAGCGGCTTCTCGAGAAAGTCATAGGCTCCCAGCTTGGTCGCCTTGACAGCAGCCTCGATCGTGCCATGCCCGCTGATGATGACCACTTCAGGCGGATGCTCCAACTGACGAATCTCCCCCAGCGCATCCAGCCCATCGCGGTCGGGCAGCCACACATCCAGCAGCACGACGTCGTACGCAGCGTCGCGCAACAGCGCCATCGCCTCCGTCGCTGTCGCCGCGGTGGTCACCAGGTACTCTTCTTCGCGCAGAATGCTCTCGAGCGACTCGCGAATCTCTAGCTCGTCGTCGACGATCAATATATGGTTCAAGATTTGCCCTCCGGCCGGTTCATCCTAAGTGGTAGGTCTTCAATCGCCGCTTAGTTCAAGCACGGGCTTCGTATCTTCTAAAGCTGGATCAACTTGGGAACTGATCACGGAGAACTGAGAACTATCGCCGTCACCCGCCGTAGCCGGTCGCAACTCGACGATGAACTTGGCTCCCGCCGGGATGTTCTTCTCCGCGCGAATGCTCCCTTGATGCTCCTGCACGATCTTCGCCGCAATCGCGAGACCAAGACCTGTACCGCGCTGCTTGGTCGAGAAGTACGGTAGAAACAGCCGCTCCCGCATCTCGTCGGTCAGTCCGCTGCCTGTATCGGCAATCGTCAGCTCGACCATGCCGCTCTCCAGCAGAGTGGTGGTCACCCGCATCTCGCGCAGCAGGCTCGCCTGCATCGCCTCCGCCGCATTGTCGATGAGGTTGCCCAGCGCTCGCTTCAGAGCCTCCGGATCGGCCATCACAAGCGGCAGATTCTTGCCCATGCGCTGTGTCAGCCGGATGTTCTGCATCCTTCCTGCAAACATCGCCAGGGCATTCTCGACGATGGTGTTCAGGTCCGCAGGCCGAGGCCGTGCGGTAGGAAACTCTGCGAGTGCCGCGAACTGGTCGACCAGCGAACGCATGCTCTCTACCGATGAGGTAATCACCTCACTGCACCGCTTGATGACATCCGTTGACGGCGAAACAATCTGATGCCCGGCAAGCGTCTCGCCTAGCCGCCCAATGTGCCGATGAATCTGCTCGGCCGAAAGAGAGATCGGCGTCAGAGGATTCTTGATCTCGTGCGCCACCCGCCTTGCCACTTCTTTCCATGCCGATTGTTTCTGCGCGTTAAGCAGCTCCGTCGCATCTTCCAGCACAACGACATAGCCGCGAACCGAGCGCTCTCCGCCGCTTACATCCTCCAGCAGCGCCACCGTCGCCAGCAGGTTCAGCTTGCCATTGCTGCGGTCGTGGTTGGCGGCCGTCATCTCCAGTTCGCTCGAAGCCGAGCCCATCCGATGGCTCCTTCGCAGCAGCCGGTCCAGTACCTCCAGCACCTCGGCAGGGAAGACCTCCTCGATCGGCAAACCGAGAAACGGCCGCTGGCCGCCGGGGTCGACCAGTTCGCTCAGCGCCCGGTTCGCCAGCACAATCCTTCGTTCCGCATCGAGCGTCGCCACGCCGTTTGGAATCGTCTCCAGCATCGTCTCGAGCTCGCTCCGTCGAGCCTCCAGCGCCGCGTTCGCCGCGCTGATCTGGAT
This window contains:
- a CDS encoding sigma-54-dependent transcriptional regulator, yielding MNHILIVDDELEIRESLESILREEEYLVTTAATATEAMALLRDAAYDVVLLDVWLPDRDGLDALGEIRQLEHPPEVVIISGHGTIEAAVKATKLGAYDFLEKPLSLERTLVVLKNATQARKLREDNAEFARQLAVKGTVTGQSVPMKALRQQIKLMAPTNGRVLIFGESGTGKELIGRAMHAESLRKDRVFVELNCAAIPEDYIETELFGYRNGAGPGGGAPGNGRPTEKRGTFERADGGTLFLDEVGDMSLKTQAKVLRALDEQRFLPVGASHPVHVDVRVIAATNKDLEEEIARGNFREDLFYRLNVIPFYVPPLRDRKEDIPLLVKEFLLEFGQQYGRARVEMSDDALATLKQYHWPGNVRELRNLVERVLILNPKIQRIDRKHLPALVYREAGKTANGNGRGEEFATLLEAREAYERDYILKKLDECHGNVSRAAEGLGLERSHLYRKMKALGVTVKE
- a CDS encoding Ig-like domain-containing protein, giving the protein MPHLLRDGSCAIDTGNNAAVELFPDFDIDTLARQTDATNVGYPIVDMGAYEFPGTVDATPTLATMTTDLYFVGSDEDFRPKALFTSNNGIPSGPVTLLQDGIEFLPGMLDSSGAQNYLIGTDIPGVHTYVAKYLEQGAFTPATSIKLEVVVQGGNPSTMSLASSLNPANAGQSVTFTATLTADSGVPTGTVTFTDGGTSLGTQTLAGGIATYSTSTLAAGMHHILATYTPDSANYLTSSATLTQVIQQTGIPTTTSLLSSLNPSNPGQSVTFTATVTASSGGNNPTGLITFTDGNTTLASYTLGTQTLVNGANFTTSALTPGTHQITAAFSPTGTTFSASSATLAQVVNGINTRTTIASSLNPANAGQTVTFTANVTSFVDIASTPAPGQVLFDDGTTDLSVVPLNQGIATFATTSLAIGSHQIKATYFPPDASFNQSSAALTQVINGAAAATLSFSATPNPAFALQPIALSAKLTGLPAGASGSTITFLANGGAIGTAQTSAQGVATFTAALPSGTYTLMAAFAGAPGVSAANSPSLTEIVNPNPTTVALFAQPNPGYQGGNETLTASVGTLFASSATPPIPVGTVAFFDSGTLIGTANLDARGQATFSTNAFTVGNHQLSANYLGTPNFLPATSITYPLAILPRDFTLTTDPTITIQTEHHRDLNLTVASIGDFTDTVALNCANLPAYATCTFPSNTQNLVAGATQASSVHVDTDALLNYISSNAPASGPQSRSCSGIAYGLLLPVTLIAIMRRRRKLPRITGLCVGLVIGSMAWMFTGCSAHYPGHTPPGTYTFTVTGKGTTTHISHTATVTLIVTE